The segment TGAAGACACGGATTTTCTTTCCCTTGCCCTGCTCAACAACCTCAGCAGTAACAGACTGGGCGGCAATGAGTGGGTTTCCAATCTTCATTGTGCCATCTTCTACTACAGCAAGAACTTGGTCAAAGGTAACCGTGTTCCCGACTTCGGCGTCAAGTTTTTCGATTTTTACCAGTTGGCCAACAGTAACTTTGTACTGCTTACCGCCGGTTTTAATAATCGCGCTCGTCATGCGATACTTCTCGTTGCTTGTGGTGCGTCCCCTCTAAATTAAAAAAGGGACCGCATAGGTTTCTCGAAGTATAGTACCAGGTTAGCGTTCGAAGGTCAACCGTTTATACCGAACCACAACTGATTGCGCCACGCCGAGCAGCATTGCATTGGTAAGCAGCGTGGTCCCGCCGTAACTTAGGAAGGGCAACGGGATACCCGTTACCGGCATTATCCCCATATTCATCCCGATATTTACGAGCACCTCAAAGATGAGTTTGCAGGCCAAGCCAATGCAAATAAGCATGCCAAATTCATCCCGAGCTATGTGCGCTGCGTTCAAAACTCTCAAGATTAAGAAGGCATACATGAGAATAATGG is part of the Verrucomicrobiia bacterium genome and harbors:
- the rplU gene encoding 50S ribosomal protein L21, coding for MTSAIIKTGGKQYKVTVGQLVKIEKLDAEVGNTVTFDQVLAVVEDGTMKIGNPLIAAQSVTAEVVEQGKGKKIRVFTYKSKKRQRRTLGHRQMVTTVRINAIGGAKKEAPKAAVAQDAAAPIEKAPVKKAVAPKKVAAK